The following DNA comes from Papaver somniferum cultivar HN1 chromosome 4, ASM357369v1, whole genome shotgun sequence.
CGATTTAAATGATTCTCGCACATCTGTAGCCAAACCACTTGATCATCTTTTTACAGCTGTCAAGGTAAGTTTAGGTTTATTAAAACATTGTCTGATTTAGATTGAAGTTCTCATGAAACTAAGACTTGATCTTACACCTCGAACATTTTTCAATGCCGATATTGACCTTCTTGTTGATTTCTCACATAAAGTGTTGAGGGACACTCTCTAGTAGTTTATGGTGTCTTACATGGCAAGCAGTTATATTCTAGTTTAAAAATGTACCACCTTTTCATGGTACATTTATGTTGATTAGCTTTATGAAATATGAAACTAAGGGAACATGATTTTGTGCTTTTCGTCGTCATTGGACTGGTTTTGATTGCAGGTTACAGAAAATAAATTATCCGCAAAAATCAATGATGCTGATGCAAAATTAGATGACTCTATGACAAACCTATCTGCAACAAAAAAAGAGGTAGCTTAAGTTTAGCATTGTGTCTCAATAGGTATGATACTTCTCTTTGGTAATGTTATTTGCAGAGGAGACTTACATAAGTTGTGTGATTAATTATAGTTCGGGACCATTACTGGAGATACAAATAATTTTTCCAAGAAGCTCCAAGTAGTTCGTGATGCAGCCTTAAATCTGGTAGCTTTTCTTGCCAGCTTCTTCGAACATGACTCTCTCCCTGTATTTTTAGTAAGTGTTTGTAGTTTGATTTAAGAAAAAATTGTTTCATTCTTATCGTGTTTCAGGGATCCAAAGTTGAAAGTTTTGAAGTGAAGCAGGtatggttttatttttattttaagaaaagaTCATAGAAGTGTATAGAATGTGTAATTATGTTTTGATGCTCTTATGCTTTGATGCTTCAGGAGATGGATTATGGAGGGATTCACTACTTATGTAATTACGTCGTCGATAATGAGGCAAAGGTTCAACCATTTATTCAGGTATGGATCTAACTTCTTCAAATGTTTGTGCCTTTTTTTTATGGATGCCGTCTTTTACTTGTATAGTTGAAAAAGCTAAAACCTAACTTGGCATCCTCAACATAAACAACTTCAGGGGATTGCTTTTTTAAGATTTTGCTTTCATAACTAATTTTATGGATCACCTTCATTCTGAAGTGCACGACCACACTGACCTTTCCGAAACGAACTTCTGATAATTAGCCCTTTACCTTGTAATTGTAATAACTTATCTTATTTGTACttatttttcatgagttcatacGGGGAAGCATACTCTCCTTGTGTTATTATTGTTACTAATCTTATTGTCATTGGTTGGCTGTGTGATCTTTGTAGGGATCCCAGTCTACTTCCAGGCCAGCTCTAGAACTTCCTCAAACTACACCTACCCCAACAGTAAGTCTATTTCTGTCCACAGAGCTTTAGTTTGTGCTGCTTGCCGAAGGATCACAAAATTCCAGGTGATCCCACTGGGGTCTACCTTTGTGGAGTTCTTTTGAGCATATTCAGcttttttatgtattattttggACATGGCTGAATTGTGTTTAGGTTGTAGGTTAACTTCttgttgaaaagaaaagaaaaaacatacaTGCACTTTGTTTCTTCATTTCCAATTGTTTTCATTTGAACAAGCACATGTGTTATTGCAAACAAAAATTTAAGTTTCGCTTGATCATAACCTGTTGATTGGGCTTGTTATTGGTGTGTAGTCTTTCTACGGAATAGTTGTGGCTGGAATGGGGTTTGAAGTTTTTGGTTTGCTACCGATGGTTTTAAGGGATTACGtttttcagtttttggtttcgACGAAAAGTAGTCACAGTTTTTCTCAGTCACTTCCATGCCCAAGTGCACAACCACACTGACAATTTCAAAATGAACTTCTGATAATTAATAATTATCCTTTTGACCTTGTTATCTTACTTGTACTTACCATTCATGACTTCATACTCTGGGGACTTCTTGAAGTAGCACTCACCTTGTGTTATTATTGTTACTGATCTTACTGTCTGATCTTTCTAGGCATCCCCGTCTACTTCCAAGCCAGCTCTAGAACTTCCTCAAACTACACATACCCGAAGAGTAAGTCTATTTCTGTCCACGGTGCTTTAGTTTGGGCTCCTTGGCCGAAAGATAAAAAAATTCTAAGTAATCCCACTGTGCTCTACCTTCGTGGAGTTTTTTATTTGGGCATATCTGAATTATTTTTAGGTTGACCAGGGAATAGGTTGATTTTCTattgaaaagaaaaagtgtatttgcactttgtttctttggtttcaaTTGTTTTAATTTGAACAAGCACATGTGTGTTATTGCAAACATAAAGTTCAGTTTTGGTTGATCATAACCTGTTAACTGGGCTTATTCTTGCCACAGAATAGTAGTGGCTGGAATCGGGTTCCAAGAATAACATCTTCTTTTTCCAACATCTAATTAATTTGTTATGCAGCTGTTGCATGCTACCTCTATGCCGGCTACCTCTATGCCGGTGGGACTTTTATCTATTGAAACACCCTCTCCATCTACTCAGGCATGAAATAACTTCTTCAAACTTTCTATGTTATTATGCTGTAATTTCTTGTTTGAAAATGTAGGGTTTGTGTTTCATGATTTCATCATATATTGTCAAATTTCGCGCATATTCTTTTTTAGAATGAGTATCCCTATTGTTTTCTTATACTAATGATGTGCACTTATGGACATGTTAAACTCTTTAGGGATCACCATCCATTTCCCCGCGGATTGTTGAACTTCCTCAAGTTACATATACCCCCAGAGTAAGTTGTCATTTTTATATTAATGATTAATAGAGAAGAATAAATTTGTGTTTATATTGTTGAAAAATACCCCTTTGTAAAAAGAAACTTTGAGTTGGTTACAAATCCTTACTAACttcttatttctcttatattatcTTGCTGGTGCAGATTCTCTCCTTGCCACCgcaaccaccaactccaccttcATCTAATGCTAGTGCATCTACGAAGCGGACTTTCTCCTTGCCACCAGAACCACCAACTCCATCTTCATCTAATGCTAGTGCATCTACGATCAGTGGCCTGTTCGGATGGCGGCCTTTCAGCACTAGGACGTCAAGCTAATTATAGGGTCTTGTATATGAGGCACTCCACTTTCTTTCAGTGGAtgcatattgagattatttttcgtttcttttgtCTTAGATGTTCTTAGCAGAGATAGCGCTCGACTATGGAAGGTTGCCCAGAGCACTAAATTTTTGTAGATTCGAATCAAAAATGCTGAAGGAAAAACTGTGTTATAAAGAATCACACATTCTGAATGTGTGATTATTATCTTCACAGCAGAGATTGTACTCTCAGTAGACAAACTGTGAAGTAAACACTTACATATTGAGAAACTGTTTCTCTAATTAAAAACATTAATATCAAGTAAGAGCAGCAATGAACAGGCACTCATCAAAAGTGTTCTGAAATTAGCCATTGTGAAATTGCATACTAAATGGAAGAACAAAAAACCTAAAGAAAAACTGAAGCCTCAAAGAAGTTCCTACTTCAAGTAGGGTAGTAGAAATCATCGTACTCGATAGATGGTGAACGACCATCAAAGCTCTTCAAAGTGATAACACCTAATGCAAATATCATGAGAAGAACTACAACCCAACCCATGAAAGCCATCCATTTCCCTCCATTGCCGTTCCATTCACCAACAACCcggtctttcttctttttcttcttgtctaCCTTTACATTCCTCTCCACAGATGACAAAGAAGACGACGATGAAGAACAATTACAATAATCATCCTCCGAACAATTAGAATAATCATCCTCTGAACAATTACAATAATCATACTCAGAACATTCGCTGTGAACATCATCGGAATCCAAGGATGAACGTGAAGAAAACAAACGTCTTTGTACTCCGCTTTCTTGAATCAAAACAGAAGAAGAGCACCCACTTTGAATATGTTCGTCTTTTTCTTCTTGCTTGCCCATTTTACTTGCACTCTCTAATGCATCATGCAATGACCTTCCCTTAAACTTGCCACTTCTCATACAGTCTTTTCTCTCGCTAAGCATCTCCAATACTGCCAAATCATTCGTTCTCACATtccattcctcttcttcctcggaCTGTTTAGGGTTCTGTTGAAGAGATGGTggagaagaatattcaaagagTCCAAGTCCTTCATCTTCTGGTACTTTGACATCATTATCCATTGTGTGATAACAATGTTTTCGCCGCTGAGAGTTGGTTCGTTTAATAGAATCCCAGACTTGTTCCAAGTTATTGAATTTCTTGTGAAGTTTATCATTCACAGCAGAGCCATTACCACCACCGTTCTGGATATTTTTATGCATGGTCATGGCCGTAACTTCCAATCCTGATCAAGAGATGGTGAGAAAATGATGGGAAAAAAAAGAAACTACCCGCCACGTTTCAATCTGATTTTCTACTTGAAATTTTGATTCTGTTCGGACTTGTTTGACTGGCACCCGTTCAGTAACCAATTAGAGCCAACTGTTGGTTATTAGTGGCGTCTTTATAACCAAAAAGATATTTGATTTTGCTTTTATAACCGATTCTTTAGAGAATATAAAAACCGATTTCTTGGATGATGATCGGGTTCTCCAGAATCAAAGCTCTGGACTCTATTGTTCTGCTGCTCTGGCCACTCTGCATATTTATGTGTTGTGATTATTTCCTGTTTGGAAATTTACCATAAATTGATTGACCATTAAACAGAAACACCCCATCTGCAAATCAGAAGCAAAAGTGCTGAGTTTGGAATGCTAAAACACCCCATCTGCAAATCAGAAGCAAAAGTGCTGAGTTTGGAATGCTAAGATGGTTATATATATGGAAACAAGTTGTGACTAATCTCTGATGTTTGCTTTTCTTGATACATTTCAGAGCTTCCGTAAAGTCACCACATCCAAAGAGGACATGGTCACCAAAATGGTTAAACAATGAGTTCAAAGTTAAAAGAAAACCATTTGTTCCAACCAAAATAAGCCGCAGTCGCATAACATTGTTCATGTCTAGTAGCCTTAACCCTAAGCTTCTACTTTTAACTTGACTCAGGTGCTGATACGTCCTCTATTATACCCTTTCCATCCATGACATCATAGAAGAAGAAGTTCTTGATCGGGTCCCCTTTGCCAGAGACCATTTTGATAACTTCCTGATAAAAGAAAATACGAGGCGCTTTAATTATACTTGCTAACATTTAGGAcgggaaaaacaaaacaaaaaacaaagaaaCCGTGGAATTTGATTCCACAACATAGTACCTGGCCAAGAATACCACCGATGATTGCGCAGACTGGTGGGTGTTCAATATTACCAACCAATAATCTCTCTAAGAGACTATCTGGTATTTGGGATTCATTCACAGACTGCACATTTAAATATATGACAAACTTGTGTGAGATGATTAGAAGGTTTGCATACAATAAGGAGAATATTATAAATCAATAAACAAATCACCTGCTCCTCACAAAGTAGCTTCTTCAATTTCAACACATTAGGGAGATCTGCAATTGAAGTTTcaccaggtgtacgcccttcaTCATGTTCAAACTTTTCTATAACTGCATGTAGAATGAGCACCCACCATCAGATGATTGATTCTTTCACAAAGACTACAAATTATAAGCTAAGATCTAACTTATTTGAAAGAGAAAAGCCCTTACCGAACTGCAACTTACAGTCTATGGCATCTGGCACTCATTTTTCAACTAGGATAAAGAGAAAATAAAGCAATTATCACATACCTCTCATGGCGAAGTAAAGCTTTGACGCCCTCCTAGGAAGAGATTTCCAAGGTACTGCAACGGCTTCCTGCCATGACAAATACCACGAGTTGCATTCACATTATTAGCAGCAGAATATTAATTCCTTGAAGGTAGAAACCCAAAGTTGTCTATCTGAATGAGATACCAGGATAGTGGCCTGTGGGTTGTGTGCGTGTGTTGATGGAGCGGTGAGAGGTGGAAAGTACCAAGTTTTAGGTAGGTTAAAATCCCTTGGGTAGATGGAGCAGATTCAGTTCAGTAATATATAGAAATAACCTATTATATGCAAGGGTTTCCATTCCAGATTCCGTGCATGAGATTCTCTGACAGGTGTGTTGTAAAATCAACAGTTCCTTTCTTCGTTTCTACAAAACCTATTTTATGACCTAAACAAGATCATGGAAGGGTCCCAAGAGGATGTATCACACATTTATCTGTTTAGCAGTATGCAGCAACTGGCAGTAGTTATTGTCTTATTGACATTGTGATCTAaaatggtaattttaataatttccTAGAACAAAATAATCACATTGCCACTTCTCAAAAAGAACATATCACAAACCAACTAATCGACTAGTTGGATTGACATAACTTTTTGTTAATGAGAGTCGACGATAACCGCTTACCTCAAAACTTGAATACTGCAATCGGCATTCAACAGTTTCTTCAAGCTTTTTCTGCAGTAACGATATTAAACATCAGTTCTTGTACCGGGAAAACTTTTGTCACAGCGCAACATATGAGAAAAACACAAGTATCTACCATTTGTGAGAAAATCTAACAGGATTACCAAATGACAGAAAATTTAACAACTCTGCACTAAGAAGCTGTTAAGGATGTGTAATGCTGTTGACTTGTGCACTCAACTACCATCACATCAATAAACTTATTTTTACAGGATTACCATATAGCAGGTCTTGGACTCATGGTGGTAGTTAGATAGCTGAACCACCAaaaactgatcatgagatcgATATAAGAGTGAGCCTCAAAAGACCAGAACAGCCTTTTAAAGCTGATTactcaatcattatcatctataCCTTCTGAGCTAAGCCATTTCGGGTGAATGTCTATGAAACGGCTTACTACTAATACTACAGAATGAGCTGCATCATGATGTGTATAGTAACTTTATAAGCAACAACAGTCTGTGACAAGAAAAAGTTGGTCTAGTTAAGAGTTCAAAAATAAGATCAGCAACGATATTATGCAGATGTAACCTTCTAGTTGCTGTTATAGTAATGTATTAAATGTGAACTCCTCTATTTCCCACATGTGCATTGTTGAGATGATAAAAAACGGAAGATGTGAGATTCTAGAAGAACAAAGAGGGGCGGAACAAAAAATGAAGCAAGGAAGAGTCAGATAGGTAGGGAAACACGATTGGCACCTGAGCATAGGAATAGTTGTGCAAATCGACGAATATTTCACCACACGAGTCCCTACAATCAACCGTGTAAAAAGCGATTCGATTTGGTCTCTTCCTACAAATTTCATTGATCCTTTTCTGAAACAGAAGCAAAAATTACAAAAGAAGATTAATGATGAATCACACGAGTACAAATCACTTCACTTTCTGAATTGCAGAATCATTCAGAACTACCAAAGGAAAAACATGAGACCATACTTTAGTTGCAAGAGAGCATCGACCAACAACCACAGCGCTGAACTTGTCGTAGAACTCTCCATCAAAAGTTGACAAATTACCTACACAATAGTATTAAGATCTCAGTACTTTGTCATCTAAACTTTAGCATATTCAATCTAATACCACGACAAATAAAACACTAATTTATCAAAGAAACGTGCCTTTTTCTACTGAGACATGAACCATGGGGTTAAACTCTCTTAATCCATCACAACAAACTTCAGCTACAGATTTACCATCCCACATATTCTCATCGGGAGTGATTAAGAAATTTGCCCACATTGATTCTTCAGTAACCATACAATCATCCATCAATGTGACACTCCCAACTCCTGCTAATACGATATTCTTGCAAAACTAAAACAACAACCGCAACACAAAACAAAAGTGAATCCAACATCCACCCAAACCCACGATTTTGAACAGCTAAAACTAAAATCATCagaaatttaaaaagaaaaaagttattaCCTCAACAATTGTTCCACTTATGCCAGTAACCAATATATGCGACTTACTCAACCTAGAAAATTAAACAAAGTGCTTGTTTTCTCAGTAACTCCACTAACTCGTGCATTTGTTTTGGGGTGAATTGTACCCGAGTCAATACTGATTCAACCCCGATTCATCAAAAAATACTAATCTAATCTATTCAAGAGCAAATGATTTCAGTAGAGAATCGAAATGGGTTATACCTTCTCTGAGCATCAACACCCCAGACACGGATTTGACGATCATAGAGTGCTGTTTCCTGTTCTGTTAGTTCCTCGCCGTCCATTTTTAACCTTAAACTGCTCCAAATAATGAAATCAGAAATTTATAGAACAGATTAATGAAAATATCAAACCCTAATAGAGAATCAGTACacaagaagaagaatgagaaatttagaaaccctagtttagggtttaaacaGTGCTTTGCTTTaccgcttcttcttctttttcgtgGAGGAATTTCGGAGCGGTGAAGTATTTTATTTCCCGGTTTGGACTCGAAAGTTAAAAATTCCCCTTACCCCGTAAAAGTACTGTATATAGCGCAAAATTACTAAATATACCCTTGGCAGATCAAGAGCCGTCGGACCCTGAGTGCTCCGTCCTCACCTCTAATCTCAGCCTAAAAAAATTAATCTCCGCCGATCGCCACCCTCAACCCTCGGAAAAGCGGCTACTATTTGCTCTTATTCTTTTGAGTCATGGATGTAGAATTTTGATGTAATTACTAAAGGAATTTGAGGGACATGAGAATTGATACCATATGATGAGGATGCCTTGAGAACTACTCCTAAAAAAGAGTAATGGGAGAAACTTGCCTGGAGAATATGGGAATTAGCACTTGGCTGGTTGCAGAAGACTCGAGATGAAGAGCGGGTCTTCTTTGATCATCGCCTCCGTTATTGGTGTTGCTGTTGTTGCGTAGTGATGATACTTCACCGCTCTTCATTCTGGATGAACAAAATTAAGTAGGGGTACGTTATTATATATCACACTGCTTAGAGACGTTTCGCCTGCCCAAGCAATCTCGAGGGGAGCATTAGTTAGGTGCATGGATACTACCAGTTGCATGCAAAAGGGCCGTCGTTTTCTAGAATCTCCAACACAAGGTGCAGATAGTCATTTTATTTATGGGATCCTCCGGAGAAATAGTCATTTTATTTAATGGGGTCATCTGGAGAGAAGTTTTAGGACCTTATGactaaaaaactattattattatatatagtttttttaattttttttgatgcaaacatTCAACGATTTCATTGACGGTGGAATGAAAGATTGTCAGACAAAAGCGAACTTTCGACTACAAGTTTATtacattttctaaaaataaaacgaCACTTCCGGTTTAGAAATAACTTCATAATGTGAGTATCATCATGCAGAATGCCTTCGTTTTCCCAAGTATGACTGGTGATGATGTGTTGATGAAGCTTTCAATATTCTTCAAGTCTGTCTCAAACATTGCGCGTGAGATTTGTAGTCCCCTGCACCAAACCACAGCCTCATGGATAGCTAAGCATTCCGCTCTTTCCGAGTATGCTATTCTTGCATAGTGTTTTGCGCGACATCCCTTCCAGTTGCCTGCAAAATCACACCAATACCTGTTAGTCCAGTGTTATCATTATAAGAAGCGTCACAATTAACAGTTAAATATGGACTATATAAGGTTTCCATATTGCAGTTGAAGACAAGAGAACTGAAGTGGTATGACTgaaatctcttgttttgtcagagagtgatgatAAGTAAAACACAAAGCTAACAACTGTCCTAACAGTGCCTTTAGGGTTAGCCTTCTAATTCTGAAAGATCACTTTACATCTTTCATTCCATATATTCCATGCAACAACCATGCCCAGATTGAGCCAATTATTTTGACTTTGCTGTTGAGTTGAATGTATAATCCAGTCTTCCAAAACTTCATCAATGTTACTAGATTTTCTTGTTAGAGCTTAACTACCTCCTGATACTTCCATCCATACTGCCCTTGAAAAAGCACAATGAAATAAGATATGCATTGTGCTTTCTTCATGTTGATTACACAAAGCGCACATCATATTTATATACCCACATTGTCTTTGTAATCTGGATCTAGTAGGAAAAATATCATTTAAACATTTCCAGAAGAAATGTTTAACTCTTGGCCAAGTGTTGATTTTCCAGAATTTCTTTCATTTTATGTTGGATCCTTGTATGAGGACTGAGAACTGCCTTGAGCCTAAACTATCTTCAAAAAGTTTCTTGTAAGCAGATTTGAaagtaaaatttccatttttgtttAGCTTCCAGATCAACTTATCAGTTGCATAAGCTGATAATCTCATTTTTAGAATCAATTCTGCAGTGTGTTGATCAAAAATGTGGTTTACCAGATCAGCATTCCATTCCATGCCATCTGAAAGAAAGAGCTCACTGACCCAGACAAAATTTTCATTGTCTGCAGCTTCTTGTCTTGGAGTTGGTGGTACATCCATGCCTATAATCCAGACATTTAACCAAATCTTTATATGAGAACCATCACCAACACTCCAACAACTGTGTTTTTTAATGAAATCCATGTTTTTCTGTAGTCCTTTCCAATCCCAAGAGCCGTTCTTCTTTGTTGTAGCATGTAACATACTAGTACTTGGGAAGTATTTTGCTGCCATACATTTAACCTACACTTCATCTGAATTTATACAAATTCTCCAGGAAGCTCTTATGAGAAGAGCTTTACTCAAGATATTTAAATATTTGATTCCTTGTCCTCCAACATCCTTATGCAAGTTCAGATCCTTCCATGAAGTAATATAAGTACCCCCTTTGTCTTCAAAACCCCACCAGAAGTCCCTCTGCAATGCACTATACTCATTTATGATATCTTTAGGAATCTGGAAGCATCTCATATTGTAAGAATGAATGGTATTAGTGACAGTGTTCATCATTAATGATTTACTGCATTGTGCCATAGTTTTGCTTCTTTAAATTGATAACCTATTCTTCACCTTATCAAGCAGATGTGGGAAGCAATATGTCTTACTCTTCCCAATCAATAGTGGCATACCAAGATACTTCTCTTCAGGATTCATATAGAGTACTTTCAATCTCCTAGTAAGAATTCTGCAAAATCTTGGTGGAACATTAGCACTATAGAAAAAACTATACTTTGTGAAGTTTACCATATGTCCAGAGGAAGCTCCAAATTCATCAATTATTTGAAGCAGATTGTTGACATTATGAAGATAATCACTTGCAAATATAGGTAATCATATGCAAAAAACAAG
Coding sequences within:
- the LOC113271649 gene encoding uncharacterized protein LOC113271649 — its product is MAISLAKLTILLGAGVVGSVLTQEGHTRDFLSGAFKIFVKQIKRTDDTSSSSRSKPQNEALLAQVNNLRQELQLLAYDNSPTIIMTEGRSGGLSTYGPPLVIVIVLGYGIIWWKGWKFSSLMYATTRDLNDSRTSVAKPLDHLFTAVKVTENKLSAKINDADAKLDDSMTNLSATKKEFGTITGDTNNFSKKLQVVRDAALNLGSKVESFEVKQEMDYGGIHYLCNYVVDNEAKVQPFIQGSQSTSRPALELPQTTPTPTASPSTSKPALELPQTTHTRRLLHATSMPATSMPVGLLSIETPSPSTQGSPSISPRIVELPQVTYTPRILSLPPQPPTPPSSNASASTKRTFSLPPEPPTPSSSNASASTISGLFGWRPFSTRTSS
- the LOC113271650 gene encoding SUMO-activating enzyme subunit 1B-1-like produces the protein MDGEELTEQETALYDRQIRVWGVDAQRRLSKSHILVTGISGTIVEFCKNIVLAGVGSVTLMDDCMVTEESMWANFLITPDENMWDGKSVAEVCCDGLREFNPMVHVSVEKGNLSTFDGEFYDKFSAVVVGRCSLATKKRINEICRKRPNRIAFYTVDCRDSCGEIFVDLHNYSYAQKKLEETVECRLQYSSFEEAVAVPWKSLPRRASKLYFAMRVIEKFEHDEGRTPGETSIADLPNVLKLKKLLCEEQSVNESQIPDSLLERLLVGNIEHPPVCAIIGGILGQEVIKMVSGKGDPIKNFFFYDVMDGKGIIEDVSAPESS